The following proteins come from a genomic window of Plasmodium vivax chromosome 3, whole genome shotgun sequence:
- a CDS encoding hypothetical protein, conserved (encoded by transcript PVX_000760A) encodes MPPSRTLLLLLLNFLICVSTIQWEEKIVKYPSFICAEQKFAPWNKPTSRLRLHVNKSYQNKFELISKKLEGIGVFPKDIEETFIKGTGKGGQKVNKTNNCVMIRYASGEGEKIIIKCHKHRCLQKNRIYARELLYDKITSVRDNLEDAITHEIEKEKRRVLKPTDREKRESINYKKRRSEVKSNRQKNFRYEDDIG; translated from the exons ATGCCGCCCAGCCGCaccctcctcctgctcctcTTAAACTTTCTAATTTGTGTGAGCACCATAcagtgggaagaaaaaattgtgaag TACCCAAGCTTCATTTGCGCTGAGCAGAAATTCGCACCGTGGAATAAACCCACAAGCAGACTGCGCCTCCACGTGAACAAGTCATATCAAAATAAATTCGAATTGATAAGCAAAAAGTTGGAAGGCATAGGAGTGTTCCCTAAGGACATTGAAGAAACGTTCATCAAGGGCACGGGAAAAGGAGGGCAGAAGGTTAACAAAACGAATAACTGCGTCATGATTAGATATGCCagcggggagggggagaaaataattatcaaATGCCACAAGCACAG GTGCTtacaaaaaaacagaatatACGCGCGGGAGCTGCTGTACGATAAAATTACTTCCGTCAGGGACAACCTGGAGGATGCCATTACGCACGAAATTGAA AAGGAAAAGCGAAGAGTGTTAAAACCGACGGATAGGGAAAAGAGGGAGTCaataaattataagaagCGCAGATCGGAGGTGAAAAGCAATCGGCAAAAGAACTTTCGCTATGAGGATGACATTGGTTGA
- a CDS encoding replication factor a protein, putative (encoded by transcript PVX_000765A) — MNRNEEILSKATPDFIFKFFTEPSSEESIGWLNSQVTLICFSQMNAGANQIFLKVIDGTIPPQYYAIVHVGTEEASMSSAPISYVKKLIAIENFSITNYYGKLFILTKKLRVLMSVEYFDIEDLFRRYQLQSISYLLLNAKGESASKDGGSRPASEYSAEGKARTSNVISRYSSEHGNEGKAREGNYYPRGGSAGAGAGSGAEYSSSAIPPAGYSKLSERPEGDPRADHYDRCQRASGENLTKELVGKNGSAAYGERPPYGERPPHGERPPYREAPQNYHHGRVAEDKGRGKQFPDRSSDPPSAAKFAQGESFSCRDYPPYGASELERNPHEAASLSHPKNPASQRASQPYSKRNNTTAYDPNGASTAISASSVSSVSGAYGKDHYSSGKSRTHHIAGEPTDGRSGSIGRSGNGYEPGVGPPMGSSVYREEPPLGESISRSHPKARTSNSNAYMYEGEMEEGPPGLGAATAGEYKGRYGPSANHPERGSPEERSYYQSGRGSSSMSKNASGARDYYGYPPRDAEEGDHCRGVDDEAYHGRVGAPYGNGIVGGRNGRNYNGEVAKLSRSEEAIHDRYAPPEEMTPAEGYNHRGGRNYGPPGARSGGNERNGSGDRGGAQSSKKARSESMGSLQETKETLNDMEEYPPDRRNDTKSILKENTSSRNSRKCAPYQQSSSAVIKMNDGILMQINKLSQYSSKWIIKARVQSKDNVRRFYSGNKEGKVFNIELCDEDGEIKANFFGKAVDRWYDYLQVGRIYKISKGNIKAANKKFNTLKHDCEITLDENSIIELLEENDNIPKFIYNFASIDTIKNMNTGSLVDVIGVVFSFQETMQILIKKTGQYKEKRDLILIDDSNETINVTLWGEHALKVEEDCLRDNSIICFKYLKVGEWQGKKLESHPKTKIDVNPEIDRAYVLQTWWSSNKQNLYHSVNVNTSSFHIELQKTIEEIKKDVNLANEDALSGKGIVFTTFGFIDHIYNSIPVYSACPDCNKKMITNVVEEEEDDISSSQMMDQSMYCAKCNKNNTPVYNYSINLKITDSTDSLRASAFAGCARTIMNGLSADEFMALRQEYVTQENIENFDLIEKAKLNEFFFRIKAYMTSHMDELKKNYTIIEIIPLNKLLVDNCRYLVRAIRALTEKR; from the coding sequence ATGAATAGGAACGAAGAAATCCTGTCCAAGGCAACGCCGGACtttatattcaaattttttacagaGCCCAGCTCAGAGGAAAGCATAGGCTGGTTAAACTCTCAAGTAACGTTAATATGTTTCAGCCAAATGAATGCTGGGGccaatcaaatttttttaaaagtgataGATGGAACGATCCCCCCGCAATACTACGCCATTGTGCATGTGGGGACAGAGGAAGCAAGCATGAGCAGTGCGCCCATCTcctatgtaaaaaaattaatagcCATAGAAAATTTCTCTATCACAAATTACTATGGGAAGCTTTtcatattaacaaaaaaacttAGAGTGCTTATGAGTGTAGAATACTTTGACATTGAGGACCTCTTTCGGAGGTACCAGCTGCAGAGTATCTCCTACCTTCTGCTGAAtgcgaaaggggaaagcgCCTCTAAGGATGGGGGCTCCAGACCCGCCAGCGAATACAGCGCCGAAGGGAAAGCCAGGACCAGCAACGTTATTTCGCGCTATTCGAGTGAACACGGAAATGAGGGCAAAGCGAGGGAAGGCAATTATTacccccgcggggggagCGCAGGGGCGGGAGCAGGATCAGGAGCAGAATACAGTAGTAGTGCTATTCCTCCGGCTGGCTATTCCAAATTGAGTGAGCGCCCGGAAGGGGACCCCAGGGCTGACCACTACGACAGGTGCCAGCGTGCGTCAGGCGAAAATTTGACCAAGGAGTTAGTGGGCAAGAATGGCAGTGCTGCATATGGGGAGAGGCCTCCTTATGGGGAGCGACCCCCTCATGGGGAGCGGCCGCCGTATAGGGAGGCCCCGCAAAATTACCACCACGGCAGAGTGGCAGAAGAtaaggggagggggaagcaattCCCCGACAGGTCCAGTGACCCCCCCAGCGCGGCCAAGTTCGCGCAGGGCGAGAGTTTCTCCTGCCGCGACTACCCCCCGTACGGTGCAAGCGAATTGGAGAGGAACCCGCACGAGGCCGCATCTCTCTCGCACCCAAAGAACCCCGCGTCGCAGAGGGCGAGCCAGCCCTACAGCAAGCGGAACAACACCACGGCGTATGATCCGAACGGGGCGAGCACAGCGATTAGTGCAAGCAGTGTAAGCAGTGTAAGCGGCGCTTATGGAAAGGACCACTACAGCAGCGGTAAGAGCAGGACGCACCACATTGCAGGAGAACCGACCGACGGTAGAAGCGGAAGCATCGGCAGAAGCGGCAACGGTTACGAGCCCGGAGTGGGCCCCCCCATGGGCTCAAGCGTGTACAGAGAAGAACCCCCTCTGGGGGAAAGCATCAGTAGAAGCCACCCCAAGGCGCGCACGAGCAACTCGAACGCCTACATGTACGAGGGGGAAATGGAGGAGGGACCACCCGGGTTGGGAGCAGCCACCGCCGGGGAGTACAAGGGCCGGTATGGCCCCTCTGCGAATCACCCAGAGAGGGGCTCCCCAGAAGAGAGGAGCTATTACCAAAGCggcagggggagcagcagcatgAGTAAAAACGCAAGTGGGGCGCGTGACTACTACGGCTACCCCCCACGTGATGCAGAAGAGGGTGACCACTGCAGGGGGGTGGACGATGAGGCGTACCACGGAAGGGTAGGGGCGCCATACGGGAATGGCATTGTGGGGGGAAGGAACGGTAGGAATTACAACGGAGAGGTGGCGAAGCTTAGTAGAAGCGAAGAGGCGATACATGATAGGTATGCCCCCCCTGAGGAGATGACCCCTGCTGAAGGCTACAatcacaggggggggagaaattaCGGCCCACCCGGCGCACGAAGCGGAGGCAATGAGCGTAACGGCAGTGGGGACCGGGGCGGGGCGCAATCGAGCAAGAAGGCGAGAAGCGAAAGCATGGGGAGTCTGCAGGAGACGAAGGAGACGCTAAACGATATGGAGGAGTATCCCCCCGATAGGAGGAACGACACGAAGAgtatattaaaagaaaacacctCCAGCAGGAACAGCAGGAAGTGCGCACCCTACCAGCAAAGCAGCAGCGcagttataaaaatgaacgacGGGATATTGATGCAAATTAATAAGCTTTCCCAATATTCTTCCAAATGGATCATCAAGGCGAGGGTTCAGTCCAAGGACAACGTCAGGAGGTTCTACTCAGGTAACAAAGAAGGGAAGGTATTCAACATAGAACTGTGTGATGAGGATGGGGAGATAAAAGCAAACTTCTTCGGAAAGGCCGTCGACAGATGGTATGACTACCTCCAAGTGGGTAGGATCTATAAAATAAGcaaaggaaatataaaagcagctaataaaaaatttaataccCTAAAACATGACTGTGAGATTACCCTAGATGAAAATTCAATCATAGAATTGCTAGAAGAGAATGATAACATCCccaaatttatttacaacTTTGCATCTATAGACACCATAAAGAATATGAACACGGGTTCGCTAGTAGATGTAATAGGAGTGGTGTTCAGCTTCCAAGAAACCATGCAGATATTGATTAAAAAAACGGGACAGTATAAAGAGAAGAGGGACCTCATTCTGATAGACGATAGCAACGAAACTATTAATGTAACTCTGTGGGGGGAGCATGCCTTGAAAGTTGAAGAAGACTGCCTCAGAGATAACAGCATCATCTGCTTTAAGTACTTAAAGGTTGGAGAGTGGCAGGGCAAAAAACTAGAGTCACACCCCAAAACCAAAATTGATGTAAACCCAGAAATTGACAGAGCCTACGTGCTACAAACCTGGTGGAGCAGCAACAAACAGAATCTTTACCACTCGGTGAATGTAAACACGAGTAGCTTCCACATAGAGTTGCAAAAAACGAttgaggaaattaaaaaggatgtCAATTTGGCAAATGAAGATGCCTTGTCTGGAAAAGGAATCGTTTTTACAACCTTCGGCTTTATAGACCATATTTATAACTCCATCCCTGTGTACTCGGCTTGCCCAGattgcaataaaaaaatgattaccAACGtcgtggaggaggaagaagacgacATAAGCTCATCCCAAATGATGGACCAATCAATGTACTGCGCCAAGTGCAACAAGAATAACACCCCTGTGTATAACTACTCTATTAATCTTAAAATCACAGACAGCACGGACTCCTTGAGGGCCTCCGCCTTTGCGGGGTGCGCGCGTACCATCATGAATGGCCTCTCCGCCGACGAATTTATGGCCCTCAGGCAGGAGTACGTCACGCAggaaaatattgaaaattttgaccTCATTGAGAAGGCCAAGCTGaatgagttttttttccgcatcAAGGCCTACATGACTTCCCACATGGACGAGCTCAAGAAGAACTACACCATCATCGAGATCATCCCGCTCAACAAGCTGCTCGTGGACAACTGCAGGTATTTGGTCCGCGCCATCCGCGCCCTCacggagaagcggtga